The nucleotide sequence GCGCGCGTCCCTGGGTACACTCGCCCTCCCACCGGCATCCCACTGCGCGAACACACGCGCGCCAACCGCTCCCCGCGCCCGCCCGCCCTCGGGGGAAGCGTTGGCtcccggggctgggggcagggccggGTGGGGCCGGAGCGCCGCGGGGCCGGGCCTCGGCGCCCGGGGTGGGGACGAGGGGCGGGCGCGGGGTGGCGCCCGGCTCACGTGGGCGGGCGGGAGCAGCTGAAGGTCTGTTCCGGAGCCTGGGCTGTCCTCTCGCGCGCGGCGCTGGCCCGGGCGGCGGCGGGgaaggaggcggaggaggaggaggaaggcggcggtggcggtggcggtggcggcggcgaAAGAAGAGGGGAGGACGGGGGCGGCGTCGGACTGGAGCCGAGCGGCGGCGCGAGCTGCCCGGGGCGCTGTCGTGAGATCGCCCGCCGGGCCCCCATCCCCGAGCTACACCCTGCCGTGCCCAGCTCTGCCCGCGTCCGTGCCCCCGCGGGGAGCGCGCCGGGGCTGCCCCCCGAATGACGGGCGGAAGGTTCGACTTCGACGATGGCGGCACCTACTGCGGCGGCTGGGAGGAGGGCAAGGCACACGGGCATGGCATCTGCACGGGGCCCAAGGGCCAGGGCGAGTACTCGGGCTCCTGGTCGCACGGCTTCGAGGTGGCTGGAGGCTACACCTGGCCCAGCGGCAACACCTACCAGGGATACTGGGCGCAGGGCAAGCGGCACGGGCTGGGGGTGGAGACGAAGGGCAAGTGGATGTACCGGGGGGAGTGGTCACATGGTTTCAAGGGGCGCTACGGGGTCCGGCAGA is from Meles meles chromosome 1, mMelMel3.1 paternal haplotype, whole genome shotgun sequence and encodes:
- the LOC123954408 gene encoding proline-rich receptor-like protein kinase PERK9 produces the protein MGARRAISRQRPGQLAPPLGSSPTPPPSSPLLSPPPPPPPPPPSSSSSASFPAAARASAARERTAQAPEQTFSCSRPPTNSSARSYVPNRQTAQSVDIV